GTCGTGCGCGGGCGGGAGAGAGGTGCACGCCCGCGCAGCGGCGCGACGGCCGTGGCCGCGGCGCGCGACGGTGTGCGCCGCCAGGACGAGCCGCGACGCGGGTGGCAGAGTGGCGGCGTGACGTCACCGTTGACCACCGCCCAGGCCCAGCTCGCGTCCGCCGTCGAGATCCTCGGGTACTCCCCCGGGCTGCACGAGATGCTCGCGACCCCGCGGCGGGAGATGAACGTCGCCGTCCCGCTGCGCCGCGACTCGGGCGAGATCGTGATGTTCCACGGCTACCGCGTGCAGCACAACATCTCGCGCGGCCCCGGCAAGGGCGGGCTGCGCTACGCGGCGTCGGTCGACATCGACGAGGTCCGCGCGCTCGCGATGTGGATGACGTGGAAGTGCGCCGTGGTCGACGTCCCGTACGGCGGCGCCAAGGGCGGGGTGACGATCGAGCCCGCGCACTACTCGACCGCCGAGCTCGAGCGCGTCACGCGGCGCTACACGTCGGAGATCATGCCGATCATCGGCCCCGAGCGGGACATCATGGCGTCTGACATCGGCACCGACGAGCAGACCATGGCGTGGGTGATGGACACGTACTCGGTGAACCTCGGGTACACGATCCCGGGCGTGACGACGGGCAAGCCGTTCGCCGTCGGCGGCTCGCTGGGGCGCGCGACGGCGACGGGCCGCGGTGTGGTGCACGCGGCCGAGGCGGCCCTCGCGGACGACGGCGTGACCCTCCCCGAGGTGACCGCGGCGGTCCAGGGGTTCGGCAAGGTCGGCTCGCACGCGGTGCGCTGGCTCCACGAGGGCGGCGCCCGTGTGGTGGCCGTGACCGACGTGGACGGCGGGACCCGTGCGGACGGCGGGCTGGACGTGCCCGCGCTGCTGGCGCACGCGGCGGCCGGCGGGCGCGTCGCGGACTTCCCCGGCGGGACGCCCGTGTCCAACGCCGAGCTGCTCGCGCTGGACGTGGACCTGCTGGTGCCCGCGGCGGTCGAGGGGGTGCTCGACGAGACCACGGCCGCGGGGGTCAAGGCGCGCTGGGTGGTCGAGGGCGCGAACGGACCGACGACCCCCGAGGGCGACCGGGTGCTCGCCGACCGCGGCATCGTCGTCGTGCCGGACATCCTGGCGAACGCGGGCGGCGTGGTGGTGTCGTACTTCGAGTGGGTGCAGGCGAACCAGGCCTACTGGTGGACCGCGGAGGAGATCGCGGACCGGCTCGCGCTGCGCATGCGGACCGCGTACGACGCGGTGGCCCGCACGGCGCGCGAGCAGTCGCTCACGCTGCGGGACGCGGCGCTGACGATCGGCGTGCAGCGCGTCGCGGAGGCGCACCAGATCCGCGGGCTGTACCCCTGAGCCCGGCGGAGGCCGTCAGCCTTCGCGCGTGAGCGTGAGCCGCTCCCCCGAGGCTGCGACGAGGTCGACCCGCGCCGCGTCGGCCATGGGGTCGGCCGTGGGGTCGGCCGCAGGGCCACCCGCGGGGTCGGGACGGTCGGCGAGCGGCTCGAGCGCGGTGACCGGGGTTCCGTCGGGTGCCCGCAGCTCGAGCGGCTCGTGCAGCAGGCGCAGCAGCTCGGCCTCCTGGTGCATCGCGGCAGGCGGACCCGCCATGAGCGTGGACGCGACGGGCCCGAACGTGAGCGTGTCGCCGTCGACCGACCACGTCCCCCGTAGGCGGTTCACGCCCCCCGTCCCGTACACCTGGCCGTCGCCCTCGAACGTCAGGCTCGCGACGCGCGCGGGCTCGGGCGCGCTGTGGTCGCCGCCGGGCGGCACCGACGGGGCCTCGTCGACGACGGCGGGTGTCTGCGTGCGCACGTCCACCCGCCACTGTCCGACCAGTCGCAGCATGCGTCGATCATGGCACCGGCGCGACCGGCACGCCCGACGCGCGCCGGTCGCGGGGCCGAGGAACGGCGGGCGGTCAGCCGCGCGGCTGGCGCTCCGCCCACGCCTCGAGCGTCGTGCGGGGGCCGGTGTAGAACGGCACCTCCTCGCGCACGTGCAGGCGTGCCTCGGTGTTCCGCAGCTCGCGCATGAGGTCGACGATGCGGTGCAGCTCGGGCGCCTCGAACGCGAGCAGCCACTCGTAGTCACCGAGCGCGAACGCCGACACGGTGTTGGCGCGCACGTCCGCGTAGTCGCGCGCGGCCTGGCCGTGCTCGACGAGCATGCGGCGCCGGTCGTCCTCGGGCAGGACGTACCAGTCGTAGGACCGCACGAACGGGTAGACGCACAGGTACGCGCCGGGTTCCTCACCCGCGAGGAACGCGGGTACGTGGCTGCGGTTGAACTCCGCCGCGCGATGCAGCCCGACCACGGACCACACCGGCAGCAGGTGCCGGCCGAGGTCGCTCGCGCGCAGGCGCTGGTAGGCGCCCTGCACCTGCTCGACGGTCTCGGCGTGCCACCAGACCATGAGGTCCGCGTCGGCCCGGAGCCCGGCGACGTCGTACCAGCCGCGCACGACCAGCTCGGCGTCCTCGCCCACGGCGGCCTGCGCGTCCGCGATCAGCGCGGCGCGCTCGTCGTCGTCGGCGGGCAGCACCTCCTCGAGCGCGAAGACGGACCACATCGTGTAGCGGACGGTGGCGTTGAGGGCCTCGTGGTCGACGTCGGTCACGCGAGGTTCCTTTCCTGGTACGACGAGCGTGCGGCGGGACGACGGCGGCCCGGGGCCGGGACGCCGTGAGGGGAGGAGGTCAGCTCTGCGGGTCGACGGAGCACGCGGCGGGGCGGCCCGAGTCGACCCCGGCCTGCCGGCGGCAGCACCCGGGCGCGCACACGTCGCGCCACGCCGGCAGCGCACCGACCGTGGCGCGCACCGGGGCCTGCTCGCCCGCGGCGAGGGCGCGCTCGGTGGCGGCCCGCTCGAGGATCAGGTCGACGAGGCCGCGTACGAACGGCTCGCGCGTCCCGACCGTGTCCGCGCGCACGGCGGTGAGGCCGAGCGAGTCGGCGGTCTCCAGCGCCTCGGTGTCGAGGTCGTACACGACCTCCATGTGGTCGGAGACGAAGCCGATCGGCGACAGCACGACCGACTGCACCCCCTGACCGGCGAGCGCCGTGAGCAGGTCGTTGACGTCGGGCTCGAGCCACGGCTGGCTCGGCGGGCCGGAGCGCGAGCAGTACGCGAGGTCCCACTCGATCGCACGGCCGAGCCGCTCGCCCACCGCGGCCGCGACGCTCGCGGCGACGTCGAGGTGCTGCGCGGAGTAGGACGCGCCGCTCACGGCGGACGCCTCCTCCATGGTGTCGGGGATCGAGTGCGTCACGAACACCACGCGCGCGTCGTCGGGCACCTTGCCGAGGGCCTCGGCCACGGCGTCCACGTTCGCCTCGACGAAGCCGGGGTGGTTGAAGTAGGCGCGGAGCTTGTCGAGCCGCAGCGGCTGCTCGTCGTCGAACCCGAGCTCGTCGCGCAGCTCCTCGAGCGCCGTCCAGAAGTCCTCGCGGTACTGGCGGCAGCCCGAGTAGGACGCGTACGCGCTGGTCACGAGCGCGAGGATGCGGCGGTGGCCGTCGGCGTGCGCCGCGGCGAGGGCGTCCTTGGTGTAGGGCGTCCAGTTGCGGTTGCCCCACACGACGGGCAGGTCGACGCCGCGCCGCGCGAGCTCGTCGGTGAGCGCGCGCTGCAGCGCGAGGTTCTGGCCGTTGATGGGGCTGGCCCCGCCGAAGTGGTGGTAGTGCTCGGCCACCTCGGCCAGCCGCTCGTCGGGGATCCCCTTGCCCGCCGTCACGTTGCGCAGGAACGGCAGCACGTCGTCGGGGCCGTCCGGGCCGCCGAACGAGGCGAGCAGGAGGGCGTCGTAGGGCGCTGCCGGGCTCAGGGAGGACTCGTCGTGAGGCACCCCTCGATCATGGCACCGGGACTCCGGGACGGCTTCGCGTCACGCGTGCCGACGGGCAGTGAGATCGACCCGACAAGGTGTCAGCAACCGGTCGGCTGGTGCGCGGGCTGCAGCGCCATCGCGTCCGCGAGGGCGTTGGCCCACTCCTCCACGAGCCCGAAGTTGCGGTGGTCGCCCG
The sequence above is a segment of the Cellulomonas palmilytica genome. Coding sequences within it:
- a CDS encoding Glu/Leu/Phe/Val family dehydrogenase produces the protein MTSPLTTAQAQLASAVEILGYSPGLHEMLATPRREMNVAVPLRRDSGEIVMFHGYRVQHNISRGPGKGGLRYAASVDIDEVRALAMWMTWKCAVVDVPYGGAKGGVTIEPAHYSTAELERVTRRYTSEIMPIIGPERDIMASDIGTDEQTMAWVMDTYSVNLGYTIPGVTTGKPFAVGGSLGRATATGRGVVHAAEAALADDGVTLPEVTAAVQGFGKVGSHAVRWLHEGGARVVAVTDVDGGTRADGGLDVPALLAHAAAGGRVADFPGGTPVSNAELLALDVDLLVPAAVEGVLDETTAAGVKARWVVEGANGPTTPEGDRVLADRGIVVVPDILANAGGVVVSYFEWVQANQAYWWTAEEIADRLALRMRTAYDAVARTAREQSLTLRDAALTIGVQRVAEAHQIRGLYP
- a CDS encoding META domain-containing protein, with product MLRLVGQWRVDVRTQTPAVVDEAPSVPPGGDHSAPEPARVASLTFEGDGQVYGTGGVNRLRGTWSVDGDTLTFGPVASTLMAGPPAAMHQEAELLRLLHEPLELRAPDGTPVTALEPLADRPDPAGGPAADPTADPMADAARVDLVAASGERLTLTREG
- the hemQ gene encoding hydrogen peroxide-dependent heme synthase, giving the protein MWSVFALEEVLPADDDERAALIADAQAAVGEDAELVVRGWYDVAGLRADADLMVWWHAETVEQVQGAYQRLRASDLGRHLLPVWSVVGLHRAAEFNRSHVPAFLAGEEPGAYLCVYPFVRSYDWYVLPEDDRRRMLVEHGQAARDYADVRANTVSAFALGDYEWLLAFEAPELHRIVDLMRELRNTEARLHVREEVPFYTGPRTTLEAWAERQPRG
- a CDS encoding ferrochelatase — translated: MPHDESSLSPAAPYDALLLASFGGPDGPDDVLPFLRNVTAGKGIPDERLAEVAEHYHHFGGASPINGQNLALQRALTDELARRGVDLPVVWGNRNWTPYTKDALAAAHADGHRRILALVTSAYASYSGCRQYREDFWTALEELRDELGFDDEQPLRLDKLRAYFNHPGFVEANVDAVAEALGKVPDDARVVFVTHSIPDTMEEASAVSGASYSAQHLDVAASVAAAVGERLGRAIEWDLAYCSRSGPPSQPWLEPDVNDLLTALAGQGVQSVVLSPIGFVSDHMEVVYDLDTEALETADSLGLTAVRADTVGTREPFVRGLVDLILERAATERALAAGEQAPVRATVGALPAWRDVCAPGCCRRQAGVDSGRPAACSVDPQS